One region of Macrobrachium rosenbergii isolate ZJJX-2024 chromosome 20, ASM4041242v1, whole genome shotgun sequence genomic DNA includes:
- the Rabex-5 gene encoding rab5 GDP/GTP exchange factor isoform X2, which translates to MEGVYTVELRRFKGVYDIELRKSSKVSRSVSDVSELTSTATTLMSKKFDRFEEKRRQHLDKKTKAVKSIFRKSQTSKDSSKGDQWRPVRQLSFESQSVGQEFNDFLKTLNKDMQVGISKQINSFVEKMLQCVEFQSVDESGEQVHDFYTSMNEMISEHSVYQGLSQEQIDRINELTERYVTTRLYKSLISAVNAVNEDKDLAIQNRIRSLAWVSSRHLECGIDESKEDVRETLDLVINELIEMNSKRVPSDKLKCLVSFSHHALTLLQLSSGGSPASADDLLPALIYCVLQANPPLLHSNIAYVTNFAPQPSLQSGEAGYFFTNLCCAVAFIEKLTAESLGLTTDEFDRYMSGEALPPNALEGDMWLCEGMRVMQQNLKTLDDLQSRMDRLITESDTLVKEMDDLQESVAKEVAVVLKRTPLIIRPRRANIDEEVPASEQLPPPLTPQTMDSGAPKPNQTSSATEVAPLSPDILAAQQSLSFLQGLSDLDSAANGLDGSETQMAIGNGTGDSKSAEGSTSLLDDTPPSGLPSLPDLLDPFGPLEVGASGISASSLPPTLDPTVSLSNPLLLPSSSTATSLPPSLSSQQSFVSSGASGAAPSSSSSVDSYSGFTIQGGRIPSIPCDTGHFHKYSTVPDPLSPPLEGPQHLLPPPLIPTASGGEGSSTGASSSEGSTPRSAERQLKKEDTIDKVYNVLGDIVQTFDNLL; encoded by the exons ATGGAGGGTGTTTACACCGTAGAATTAAGAAGATTTAAAGGTGTCTATGACATTGAACTAAGGAAATCCAG CAAAGTGAGCCGTTCAGTTAGCGATGTGTCAGAATTAACATCCACAGCTACAACACTGATGAGTAAAAAATTTGATCGTTTTGAGGAAAAACGTAGGCAGCACCTAGACAAGAAAACCAAGGCTGTAAAATCTATCTTTCGAAAATCACAGACAtccaaag ACTCTTCCAAAGGAGACCAGTGGAGACCAGTTCGACAACTTAGCTTTGAATCTCAAAGTGTAGGACAAGAATTCAATGATTTTTTGAAG ACATTGAACAAAGATATGCAAGTTGGAATCAGCAAACAGATAAATAGTTTTGTCGAGAAGATGCTACAGTGTGTGGAGTTTCAGTCTGTGGACGAGTCAGGAGAACAGGTCCATGATTTTTACACGAGCATGAATGAGATGATATCTGAACATTCCGTATATCAAG GTTTGAGTCAAGAGCAGATAGATAGAATTAATGAACTCACAGAGAGGTACGTCACAACGCGTTTATACAAGTCCCTCATAAGCGCTGTCAATGCAGTAAATGAAGACAAAGATTTGGCCATTCAAAATAG GATCCGTAGCTTAGCTTGGGTTAGTAGCCGCCATCTGGAATGTGGCATTGATGAGTCTAAAGAAGATGTACGGGAGACTCTGGACCTTGTTATTAATG AGTTGATTGAAATGAACAGCAAGAGAGTGCCATCTGACAAATTGAAGTGCCTCGTTTCTTTCAGTCACCATGCATTAACTCTCCTTCAGCTGTCTAGTGGAGGTTCTCCTGCTTCTGCTGATGACTTATTACCAGCTCTTATATATTGTGTACTCCAAGCCAACCCACCGTTGTTACACAGCAACATTGCTTATGTCACTAACTTTGCACCACAACCCAGTCTTCAGAGTGGTGAAGCAGGATATTTTTTCACCAATTTG TGCTGTGCTGTAGCCTTCATTGAGAAACTGACAGCAGAAAGTTTGGGCTTGACAACAGATGAGTTTGATAGATATATGTCGGGTGAAGCTCTGCCTCCTAATGCTTTGGAAGGTGATATGTGGCTTTGTGAA GGAATGAGAGTTATGCAGCAAAATTTAAAGACATTGGATGACCTCCAGTCTCGAATGGACCGTCTTATAACCGAGTCTGACACGCTTGTCAAGGAAATGGATGATCTGCAG GAAAGTGTGGCCAAAGAAGTCGCAGTAGTGCTTAAACGAACCCCTTTAATTATTCGACCACGACGAGCAAATATTGATGAGGAGGTTCCAGCCTCAGAACAGCTCCCACCACCCTTGACTCCACAG ACAATGGACAGTGGAGCACCAAAACCAAATCAGACTTCATCAGCCACTGAAGTTGCACCTCTGAGTCCAGATATTTTAGCAGCTCAGCAAAGTTTATCATTTTTACAAGGTTTGTCTGACTTGGACTCTGCTGCAAATGGTTTAGATGGAAGTGAGACACAAATGGCTATAGGTAATGGCACTGGTGATTCCAAGTCAGCAGAAGGCTCAACGTCACTGTTGGATGATACGCCCCCATCAGGTCTTCCTTCTCTTCCAGATCTTTTAGACCCATTTGGGCCCTTAGAAGTTGGTGCCAGTGGCATATCTGCTTCAAGCTTACCTCCCACCTTAGATCCTACTGTATCTCTTTCAAATCCACTGCTGCTACCAAGCAGCAGCACAGCAACGTCATTGCCACCTTCTTTGTCTTCCCAGCAGAGCTTTGTCAGTTCTGGAGCAAGTGGTGCTGCACCATCTAGCAGTAGTTCTGTTGATTCATATTCAGGTTTCACCATTCAGGGAGGACGAATTCCAAGCATTCCATGTGATACAGGacatttccataaatattcaACTGTGCCAGACCCACTCTCTCCTCCACTTGAAGGCCCACAACATCTCCTCCCTCCACCATTAATCCCCACAGCCTCAGGAGGTGAAGGTAGCAGCACTGGAGCCTCATCATCAGAAGGTAGCACCCCAAGGTCTGCTGAAAGACAGCTTAAGAAAGAAGATACAATTGACAAAGTTTATAATGTACTAGGGGATATTGTACAGACCTTTGATAATTTGTTGTAG
- the Rabex-5 gene encoding rab5 GDP/GTP exchange factor isoform X1 gives MSNSAWTGARPHVSKVELRCRTGCGYYGNPAWDGHCSKCYKELVQKNQQRKTVFDPTQKIRNKVSRSVSDVSELTSTATTLMSKKFDRFEEKRRQHLDKKTKAVKSIFRKSQTSKDSSKGDQWRPVRQLSFESQSVGQEFNDFLKTLNKDMQVGISKQINSFVEKMLQCVEFQSVDESGEQVHDFYTSMNEMISEHSVYQGLSQEQIDRINELTERYVTTRLYKSLISAVNAVNEDKDLAIQNRIRSLAWVSSRHLECGIDESKEDVRETLDLVINELIEMNSKRVPSDKLKCLVSFSHHALTLLQLSSGGSPASADDLLPALIYCVLQANPPLLHSNIAYVTNFAPQPSLQSGEAGYFFTNLCCAVAFIEKLTAESLGLTTDEFDRYMSGEALPPNALEGDMWLCEGMRVMQQNLKTLDDLQSRMDRLITESDTLVKEMDDLQESVAKEVAVVLKRTPLIIRPRRANIDEEVPASEQLPPPLTPQTMDSGAPKPNQTSSATEVAPLSPDILAAQQSLSFLQGLSDLDSAANGLDGSETQMAIGNGTGDSKSAEGSTSLLDDTPPSGLPSLPDLLDPFGPLEVGASGISASSLPPTLDPTVSLSNPLLLPSSSTATSLPPSLSSQQSFVSSGASGAAPSSSSSVDSYSGFTIQGGRIPSIPCDTGHFHKYSTVPDPLSPPLEGPQHLLPPPLIPTASGGEGSSTGASSSEGSTPRSAERQLKKEDTIDKVYNVLGDIVQTFDNLL, from the exons ATGTCTAATTCAGCCTGGACGGGGGCTAGGCCCCATGTCAGTAAAGTAGAGCTTCGTTGCCGAACAGGATGTGGTTACTATGGGAACCCAGCGTGGGATGGACACTGTTCAAAATGTTACAAGGAGTTGGTACAGAAGAACCAGCAACGGAAGACAGTGTTTGATCCAACTCAGAAAATCCGCAA CAAAGTGAGCCGTTCAGTTAGCGATGTGTCAGAATTAACATCCACAGCTACAACACTGATGAGTAAAAAATTTGATCGTTTTGAGGAAAAACGTAGGCAGCACCTAGACAAGAAAACCAAGGCTGTAAAATCTATCTTTCGAAAATCACAGACAtccaaag ACTCTTCCAAAGGAGACCAGTGGAGACCAGTTCGACAACTTAGCTTTGAATCTCAAAGTGTAGGACAAGAATTCAATGATTTTTTGAAG ACATTGAACAAAGATATGCAAGTTGGAATCAGCAAACAGATAAATAGTTTTGTCGAGAAGATGCTACAGTGTGTGGAGTTTCAGTCTGTGGACGAGTCAGGAGAACAGGTCCATGATTTTTACACGAGCATGAATGAGATGATATCTGAACATTCCGTATATCAAG GTTTGAGTCAAGAGCAGATAGATAGAATTAATGAACTCACAGAGAGGTACGTCACAACGCGTTTATACAAGTCCCTCATAAGCGCTGTCAATGCAGTAAATGAAGACAAAGATTTGGCCATTCAAAATAG GATCCGTAGCTTAGCTTGGGTTAGTAGCCGCCATCTGGAATGTGGCATTGATGAGTCTAAAGAAGATGTACGGGAGACTCTGGACCTTGTTATTAATG AGTTGATTGAAATGAACAGCAAGAGAGTGCCATCTGACAAATTGAAGTGCCTCGTTTCTTTCAGTCACCATGCATTAACTCTCCTTCAGCTGTCTAGTGGAGGTTCTCCTGCTTCTGCTGATGACTTATTACCAGCTCTTATATATTGTGTACTCCAAGCCAACCCACCGTTGTTACACAGCAACATTGCTTATGTCACTAACTTTGCACCACAACCCAGTCTTCAGAGTGGTGAAGCAGGATATTTTTTCACCAATTTG TGCTGTGCTGTAGCCTTCATTGAGAAACTGACAGCAGAAAGTTTGGGCTTGACAACAGATGAGTTTGATAGATATATGTCGGGTGAAGCTCTGCCTCCTAATGCTTTGGAAGGTGATATGTGGCTTTGTGAA GGAATGAGAGTTATGCAGCAAAATTTAAAGACATTGGATGACCTCCAGTCTCGAATGGACCGTCTTATAACCGAGTCTGACACGCTTGTCAAGGAAATGGATGATCTGCAG GAAAGTGTGGCCAAAGAAGTCGCAGTAGTGCTTAAACGAACCCCTTTAATTATTCGACCACGACGAGCAAATATTGATGAGGAGGTTCCAGCCTCAGAACAGCTCCCACCACCCTTGACTCCACAG ACAATGGACAGTGGAGCACCAAAACCAAATCAGACTTCATCAGCCACTGAAGTTGCACCTCTGAGTCCAGATATTTTAGCAGCTCAGCAAAGTTTATCATTTTTACAAGGTTTGTCTGACTTGGACTCTGCTGCAAATGGTTTAGATGGAAGTGAGACACAAATGGCTATAGGTAATGGCACTGGTGATTCCAAGTCAGCAGAAGGCTCAACGTCACTGTTGGATGATACGCCCCCATCAGGTCTTCCTTCTCTTCCAGATCTTTTAGACCCATTTGGGCCCTTAGAAGTTGGTGCCAGTGGCATATCTGCTTCAAGCTTACCTCCCACCTTAGATCCTACTGTATCTCTTTCAAATCCACTGCTGCTACCAAGCAGCAGCACAGCAACGTCATTGCCACCTTCTTTGTCTTCCCAGCAGAGCTTTGTCAGTTCTGGAGCAAGTGGTGCTGCACCATCTAGCAGTAGTTCTGTTGATTCATATTCAGGTTTCACCATTCAGGGAGGACGAATTCCAAGCATTCCATGTGATACAGGacatttccataaatattcaACTGTGCCAGACCCACTCTCTCCTCCACTTGAAGGCCCACAACATCTCCTCCCTCCACCATTAATCCCCACAGCCTCAGGAGGTGAAGGTAGCAGCACTGGAGCCTCATCATCAGAAGGTAGCACCCCAAGGTCTGCTGAAAGACAGCTTAAGAAAGAAGATACAATTGACAAAGTTTATAATGTACTAGGGGATATTGTACAGACCTTTGATAATTTGTTGTAG